One genomic region from Cryptosporangium aurantiacum encodes:
- a CDS encoding PadR family transcriptional regulator — translation MNRDPQLPLTETVYYILLALIRPAHGYLIMSRVEAMSAGQVRLAPGTLYGALENLVKQHMIVRVPSEDPRRKVYQITDIGAHVLAQDVKRMSHMIHVFEHGQDGAQ, via the coding sequence ATGAACCGGGACCCGCAGTTGCCGCTCACTGAGACGGTGTACTACATCCTGCTAGCGCTCATCCGCCCGGCCCATGGGTACCTCATCATGTCCCGCGTTGAGGCAATGAGCGCGGGACAGGTGCGGCTGGCGCCAGGGACGCTCTACGGCGCCCTGGAGAACTTGGTAAAGCAGCACATGATCGTCCGGGTCCCCAGTGAGGACCCGCGTCGCAAGGTGTACCAGATCACGGATATCGGCGCTCATGTGTTGGCGCAGGACGTGAAGCGCATGTCGCACATGATCCACGTGTTCGAGCACGGGCAGGACGGTGCGCAGTGA